A stretch of DNA from Paenibacillus albus:
ACCGTCTACGTCTGCCCCGACTGCGACGGCTACGAAGTGAAAGACCGCCGCACGGTCGTGCTAGGCGCAGGAGATGTCGGCGCGAGCATGGCACTTACGCTGCGCGCGTGGACGGATCGGCTCATCTACATCGACCAAGCTGAGGTCCACGCTCTTGCCGATGCAGCGCCCGAAGCCCACGCCTCCCGGCAGCATCGCCCGCAGCAGCAACTCACGAGCGCCCGCCTGCGCGAGCAGCTTGAAGCCGCCGGAATCCAGCACATCGAGGCGGGTATCTCGGCCCTATCCGCCGATACAACAACCGGCGGGTTCCAAGGCGTCCAGCTTGCGGACGGCACCACCATCGAAGCCGAGCGCGCCTTCCTCGCCTACGGCGGCAACGAAGTCCGCTCGCAGCTAGCTCGCCAGCTCGGCGCCACTCTGCACGAGAACGGTCACGTCTGGACCGATCCGCGCAGCAAAATGACGAGCATCCCCGGCGTATGGGCGGCCGGCGACGTCGCCGTTCACGCCGAGCAGGTGTCTATC
This window harbors:
- a CDS encoding NAD(P)/FAD-dependent oxidoreductase, whose amino-acid sequence is MVMDCIIIGGGIAGLQAAIQLGRYASHQVLVIDAGDGRSAICRSYRNLLGYPDGVSGMQLREAGMRQLAAYGIDVIRDTIAEATRTADGHFLLRGSGSGDTGIGGATTYTARTLLIATGVMDRFTDYPGLRPCLGLTVYVCPDCDGYEVKDRRTVVLGAGDVGASMALTLRAWTDRLIYIDQAEVHALADAAPEAHASRQHRPQQQLTSARLREQLEAAGIQHIEAGISALSADTTTGGFQGVQLADGTTIEAERAFLAYGGNEVRSQLARQLGATLHENGHVWTDPRSKMTSIPGVWAAGDVAVHAEQVSIAMGEGAQAAIWIHKLLLDPAAAIPTYSPHAP